The Burkholderia ambifaria AMMD genome contains the following window.
GGCGGGGAGTGACATGGCGGATGCCTCGGGTTCTTGCGCGGACGGGGTGTCCACGCGCATCGCGCCGAGCGTAAGCGGCGGTCGGCGGCGCAACAAGGCGAGCGGCCATTCCGGTATGCGGACTACCCGACTCGGTGCGCGTCGCACGCAAACGTTGTCGGGGTCGATTCGCATTTAAAAATGTGAGGAATCAATACGTTTCAGAACTGAAACAGGTGCATACTTTTCTTCCCCCCTGCCTGGCCGTCGCATGCCGGGCCCGCTGCGGCGCGCCGTTCGCGCGGCCATGCTGCTCGGCACGCATGAGGAGCGCATGATGTCAGATTGTTCGCACGATCCGTATGCGCAGCACTACATTCACTGCCTGCCGTTCGGCGCGCAGCCCTGCGGCGCGCTCGGCAAGTCGCCGCGCACGCATTTCCGCGTGTGGGCGCCGGCCAGCATGCACGTTCAGCTCGAACTCGATACCGGTAATGGCACGACGCTCGTCCCGATGACGGCCGCCGGTCGGAACTGGTTCGAAGCGTTCGTCGAATGCGGTGCGGGCGCGCGTTACCGTTATCGGCTCGACGATGTCGTGTCGATTCCCGATCCCGCGTCGCGTTCGCAGCCCGACGGGCTCAACGGCCCGAGCGAGGTCATCGATCCGCGCGCGTTCACTTGGCGCAACACGTTCTGGCGCGGACGTCCGTGGGAAGACATCGCGCTGTACGCGATCCGTCCGCACGCGGTGGGCGGCTTCGACGGCGTGCGCCGCCGGCTGCCGCAGCTCGCGCGTCTCGGCGTGACCGCGCTGGAGTTGCTCGCGTCACCGCACGACAGCCTGCCGTTCGCCCCGCTCGCGGTCGAGGGCGGCCCCGATGCATTGAAGGCGCTGATCGACGACGCGCACGGCTACGGTCTCGCGGTGCTGCTGGAGCTCGATTACGCGCGCTTCGGCAGCGGCACCGACGCACTGCGCCATTACGCGGTGCCGTTCTTCCATACGCGCGACGATCCGCTGCAGGCGCCGCCGCTCGCGCTCGATCATCCGGAAGTCTGCGACTTCTTCTGCGACAACGCGATGTACTGGATCGACGAATACCGTTGCGACGGGCTGCGGCTGCGCGAGGCCGACCGGATCGGCACGTCGTGGCTGCGCGAGATCGCCGACCGCGTGCGCGCGGCCGTGCCGGCCGACCGGCTGATCCACCTCGTGCTCGGCAGCGAGCGTCATCCGGTGCATCTGGCCGATACCCATTTCGATGCCCAGTGGAACGGTTGCGGCGAACGCGCGCTGCATCGGTTGACGGACCGCGGCACGACCGCGCACGAAGGGATTTCGGCACACCAGTCGATCCATACGCTGGCCCGTGCATTGACCGCGGCCGGCGCGGCGTTCCAGCCGGCCGCCACTGCCGACGGCCCCTGCGCCGAAGGGCTGGCGTTGACCTCGCTGGTGCTGTCCGACGGCGTATGGCGCGAGAGCGAGCATGGCGAGCTCGAGACGCCGGGGCTCGCCGCGCTCGCGCTGTCGCTGCTGACGCCGCAGATCCCGCTGATCTTCGACGAAACCGCGCGCGATGCCGATCGGGCGCATTTCGTGCAGTCGGCGCTTGCCGTGCGCGCGAAGCTGATCGCCCCGCGGCTGGCCGATTGCCGGCCGCGGGACGCGCATACGTTGAAGGCGGGTGGTGATGGCGATGCCGATGCGCTGGTGGCGTCGTGGCAGCTCGCCGACGACGAGACGCTCACCATCGCACTGAACCTGTCACCCGACGCGCTGCCGTTCGATGCGCCAAGAGGGCAGATCGTGTTCGAGACGCCGGCGCGCGCACGCGACCGGATCGACGAGGGCGATTTGCCGCCGTATTCGCTCGTTGCGTGGCTGACGGGGGACGTCAACCACTACGCGCTCACGCACGACGTGCGCCGGCTCGACGACAGC
Protein-coding sequences here:
- a CDS encoding DUF3459 domain-containing protein, with product MSDCSHDPYAQHYIHCLPFGAQPCGALGKSPRTHFRVWAPASMHVQLELDTGNGTTLVPMTAAGRNWFEAFVECGAGARYRYRLDDVVSIPDPASRSQPDGLNGPSEVIDPRAFTWRNTFWRGRPWEDIALYAIRPHAVGGFDGVRRRLPQLARLGVTALELLASPHDSLPFAPLAVEGGPDALKALIDDAHGYGLAVLLELDYARFGSGTDALRHYAVPFFHTRDDPLQAPPLALDHPEVCDFFCDNAMYWIDEYRCDGLRLREADRIGTSWLREIADRVRAAVPADRLIHLVLGSERHPVHLADTHFDAQWNGCGERALHRLTDRGTTAHEGISAHQSIHTLARALTAAGAAFQPAATADGPCAEGLALTSLVLSDGVWRESEHGELETPGLAALALSLLTPQIPLIFDETARDADRAHFVQSALAVRAKLIAPRLADCRPRDAHTLKAGGDGDADALVASWQLADDETLTIALNLSPDALPFDAPRGQIVFETPARARDRIDEGDLPPYSLVAWLTGDVNHYALTHDVRRLDDSTWRGMRADLN